In Geminicoccaceae bacterium, a single window of DNA contains:
- a CDS encoding ABC transporter ATP-binding protein produces MSDFRPANLLSTPTLQVSGLQTHFMTKAGVVRAVDDVSFTVDAGEVLGLVGESGSGKTVTGFSILGLVDEPGRIAGGSIRFEGRELVGADPETLRSLRGNRIAMIFQDPMMTLNPVLRIDTQMIEAIRAHAGVPRKEARARAADALHRVGIAAPGERLSAYPHQLSGGMRQRVAIATAFLNEPRLIVADEPTTALDVTIQAQILFEVQKLCRETGTALIWITHDLAVVAGLADRIAVMYAGRVVETGLTDDVLDRPMHPYTEGLIGSVPTHNRRGERLRQIPGMTPSLLRLPPGCAFRNRCSYADDACMDEPPVIEPGPGRQVRCIRPLSAGDAA; encoded by the coding sequence ATGAGTGACTTCCGGCCGGCGAACCTGCTGAGCACGCCGACGCTGCAGGTGAGCGGCCTGCAGACCCACTTCATGACGAAGGCCGGTGTGGTGCGCGCCGTGGACGATGTCAGCTTCACCGTGGATGCGGGCGAGGTGCTGGGACTGGTCGGCGAAAGCGGATCGGGCAAGACGGTTACCGGCTTTTCCATTCTGGGACTCGTCGACGAGCCCGGGCGAATTGCCGGTGGCTCGATCCGTTTCGAGGGCAGGGAACTCGTGGGCGCGGATCCCGAAACCCTGCGCTCGCTGCGGGGAAACCGCATCGCCATGATCTTCCAGGACCCGATGATGACGCTCAATCCGGTCCTGCGGATCGATACCCAGATGATCGAGGCGATCCGGGCCCACGCCGGGGTTCCGCGCAAGGAGGCCCGCGCGCGGGCGGCCGATGCGCTGCACCGGGTGGGTATCGCCGCCCCCGGGGAACGGTTGTCGGCCTATCCGCACCAGCTTTCCGGCGGCATGCGCCAGCGCGTGGCGATTGCCACGGCCTTTCTCAACGAACCGCGCCTGATCGTGGCCGACGAGCCGACGACGGCCCTCGACGTCACCATTCAGGCGCAGATCCTCTTCGAGGTGCAGAAACTCTGCCGCGAGACCGGTACGGCACTGATCTGGATCACCCATGATCTCGCCGTCGTCGCCGGACTCGCGGATCGCATCGCCGTCATGTATGCCGGTCGTGTTGTCGAGACCGGCCTGACGGACGACGTGCTCGACCGGCCGATGCATCCCTATACCGAAGGGCTTATCGGGTCCGTACCGACGCACAACCGTCGCGGCGAGCGGCTGAGGCAGATTCCCGGCATGACCCCCTCGCTGCTCAGGCTGCCGCCCGGTTGCGCCTTCCGCAATCGCTGCTCCTACGCCGACGATGCCTGCATGGACGAACCGCCGGTCATCGAGCCCGGACCCGGTCGACAGGTGCGCTGCATCCGGCCGCTGTCCGCGGGAGATGCCGCATGA